In the Hyalangium ruber genome, one interval contains:
- a CDS encoding ABC transporter ATP-binding protein, with the protein MAAIALQDLVKSYGTTPVVRGLSLEVREGELVSLLGPSGCGKTTTLRMLAGLEHPDAGVIRIGGETVAGPGIRIPPERRGLGMVFQSYAVWPNRSVEANVAYPLTLRRLPKAEIATRVREALRWVRLEALAARMPHELSGGQLQRVALARALVSSPRVLLLDEPLSNLDAALREELRAEIATLRARLGTTMIFVTHDQAEALALSDRIAVMNRGVIEQVDAPERLYHEPATPFVAGFVGGANVFAGEVREGAFHCSGRDVVFALPSEGSHRPGPCTLVVRPEDLDLGEDGTPLPLSARLFLGHAAEYRFPVGDTLLRVVGPPIEVRAGQMLKVRIRKAKLFTPGAPP; encoded by the coding sequence ATGGCGGCCATCGCGCTGCAGGATCTGGTGAAGTCCTACGGCACCACTCCCGTGGTGCGAGGACTCTCCCTCGAAGTGCGCGAGGGAGAGCTCGTCTCGCTGCTGGGGCCCTCCGGGTGCGGCAAGACGACGACGCTGCGGATGCTCGCCGGGCTGGAGCACCCGGATGCGGGCGTCATCCGCATTGGCGGCGAGACGGTGGCGGGGCCTGGGATACGGATTCCTCCCGAGCGGCGCGGGCTGGGCATGGTGTTCCAGAGCTACGCCGTGTGGCCCAATCGCTCGGTAGAGGCGAACGTGGCCTATCCACTGACGCTGCGCCGCCTGCCCAAGGCGGAGATCGCCACGCGCGTCCGGGAAGCCCTGCGTTGGGTGCGACTGGAGGCGCTCGCCGCGAGGATGCCGCACGAGCTGTCCGGTGGGCAGCTCCAGCGCGTGGCATTGGCCCGGGCGCTCGTATCGAGCCCGCGCGTGCTGCTGCTGGACGAGCCCCTGTCGAACCTGGACGCCGCGCTCCGCGAGGAGCTGCGCGCGGAGATCGCCACCCTGCGGGCACGGCTGGGCACGACGATGATCTTCGTCACCCACGACCAGGCGGAGGCGCTCGCCCTGTCGGACCGCATCGCGGTGATGAACCGGGGCGTGATCGAACAGGTGGATGCTCCCGAGCGGCTGTACCACGAGCCGGCAACCCCCTTTGTCGCTGGCTTCGTCGGCGGGGCGAACGTCTTCGCGGGCGAGGTGCGAGAGGGCGCATTCCACTGCTCCGGTCGGGACGTCGTGTTCGCACTCCCGTCCGAGGGCAGCCACCGCCCCGGCCCGTGTACGCTGGTGGTCCGGCCGGAAGATCTGGATCTGGGTGAAGACGGCACCCCGCTTCCCCTCTCCGCGCGTCTATTTCTGGGACACGCGGCGGAGTACCGCTTCCCCGTAGGAGACACGCTCCTGCGCGTGGTGGGCCCTCCGATAGAGGTCCGCGCCGGACAGATGCTGAAGGTCCGCATCCGCAAGGCGAAGCTGTTCACCCCAGGGGCTCCTCCATGA
- a CDS encoding tetratricopeptide repeat protein: MARLEQGQVEEGRRLLEEALRADPSSVSAMHGLARALDLAGERLEARALLERAHAQAPTEPEPACDLAMLYLEKEMDSRAEQVLAPVLKAQPEHPRANLHMAMALAKTDPARARGHAAQALRTTDPELRKQAEELHRVLVQP, from the coding sequence ATGGCGCGGTTGGAGCAAGGCCAGGTGGAAGAGGGGCGCCGCCTCCTGGAGGAAGCGCTGCGAGCCGACCCCAGCTCCGTGTCCGCCATGCACGGCCTGGCCCGGGCGCTGGATCTGGCCGGGGAGCGGCTCGAGGCCCGCGCGCTGCTGGAGCGGGCCCACGCCCAGGCGCCGACGGAGCCAGAGCCCGCGTGCGATCTGGCGATGCTGTACCTGGAGAAGGAGATGGACTCCCGGGCCGAGCAGGTCCTGGCGCCGGTGTTGAAAGCCCAGCCGGAACACCCGCGCGCCAACCTCCATATGGCCATGGCCCTGGCGAAGACGGACCCGGCGCGCGCACGCGGCCACGCGGCTCAGGCGCTCCGAACGACTGATCCCGAACTGAGGAAACAAGCAGAGGAACTCCACCGCGTGCTCGTTCAACCGTAG
- a CDS encoding class I SAM-dependent methyltransferase codes for MRVPLAVTTSARPREELVTRARASAKAWGVPFFPRRSGEGIADWFDARAEALIVFGHDGVTLWDKEGHHGFHAGMAHLRRMRLAAGEGDTFVRVAELRKGDAVLDCTLGLGQDALVASLAVGPTGRVVGVEKNLALYALASAGMKTYAFGPDSCHVEVVHADAHEHLRTLPPRSFDVVFFDPMFARPGKAQPGFDVLRRFADHAPLTPETLEEGRRVARRWVVVKGARYTDDLRKLGLQPEPGSHFSDVVWGRVGPSEGSP; via the coding sequence ATGCGCGTCCCCCTGGCCGTCACCACCAGCGCCCGCCCGCGCGAGGAACTCGTCACCCGGGCGCGGGCCTCCGCCAAGGCGTGGGGCGTTCCCTTCTTCCCGCGCCGCTCTGGGGAGGGCATCGCCGACTGGTTCGACGCGCGTGCCGAGGCGCTGATCGTCTTCGGGCATGACGGCGTGACGCTCTGGGACAAGGAAGGCCACCACGGCTTCCACGCGGGCATGGCCCACCTGCGAAGGATGCGGCTGGCCGCGGGCGAGGGGGATACCTTCGTCCGGGTAGCGGAGCTGCGAAAGGGCGACGCCGTGCTCGACTGCACGCTGGGGCTGGGCCAGGACGCGCTGGTGGCCTCGCTCGCCGTCGGGCCCACGGGCAGGGTGGTGGGGGTGGAGAAGAACCTGGCCCTCTACGCCCTCGCCTCGGCCGGGATGAAGACCTACGCGTTCGGACCGGACTCATGCCACGTGGAGGTGGTGCATGCGGATGCGCACGAGCACCTGCGCACGTTGCCGCCGCGCTCCTTCGACGTCGTCTTCTTCGATCCGATGTTCGCGCGGCCCGGGAAGGCACAGCCCGGGTTCGACGTGCTGCGCCGCTTCGCCGACCACGCACCGCTCACCCCGGAGACCCTGGAAGAGGGCAGGCGCGTGGCGCGGCGGTGGGTGGTCGTCAAGGGTGCCCGATACACCGACGATCTGAGGAAGCTCGGGCTCCAGCCCGAACCCGGCTCCCACTTTAGCGATGTCGTCTGGGGCCGGGTCGGGCCGTCCGAAGGCTCTCCGTAG
- a CDS encoding ABC transporter substrate-binding protein: protein MSLSPPLLRAGLAVAVLLLASCRIETAAPSDASVSAARDSEPSGEVWVYTSMYRHVIDAFEPLLKEKLPKVHVQWYQAGSEKVASRLEAERAAGAVRADVLAVSDPFLYERLTREGAFLRYASPNGLRVPRSLLELDAHYTAARLATMVLVHRKGASAPPTSFADLASERWKGRAALGDPLTSGTAFTWAVFVQGKYGDGFFEQLRERGAFVAGGNAAVLQKVESGEADCGVLLLENALAAQARGSPIAFVWPEDGAVLIPGPVAIFKTTPNPVAAKALVDLLLSPEGQRIIVEKGDMHAVDPRLEGPRGEPGLETLLSRSQPWTPELVERGLTRGGATKELFSRAFSR, encoded by the coding sequence ATGAGCCTCTCCCCTCCCCTCCTTCGAGCCGGCCTCGCGGTCGCGGTGCTCCTCCTCGCCTCGTGCCGGATCGAGACCGCCGCGCCGTCGGATGCGTCCGTCTCGGCGGCCCGCGACAGTGAGCCCTCGGGAGAGGTGTGGGTCTACACGTCCATGTACCGGCACGTGATCGATGCGTTCGAGCCACTGCTGAAGGAGAAGCTGCCCAAGGTACACGTCCAGTGGTACCAGGCCGGGAGCGAGAAGGTCGCCAGCCGCCTGGAGGCCGAGCGCGCCGCGGGTGCCGTTCGCGCGGATGTGCTCGCCGTCTCGGATCCCTTCCTGTACGAGCGGCTCACGCGCGAGGGCGCCTTCCTGCGCTACGCCTCTCCGAACGGGCTCCGGGTGCCGCGCTCGCTGCTCGAACTCGACGCGCACTACACGGCGGCGCGCCTGGCCACCATGGTCCTCGTGCATCGGAAGGGCGCCAGCGCCCCACCCACCTCCTTCGCGGACCTCGCGAGCGAGCGATGGAAGGGACGCGCGGCCCTTGGCGATCCGCTCACCTCGGGGACCGCGTTCACGTGGGCCGTGTTCGTCCAGGGGAAGTATGGCGATGGGTTCTTCGAGCAGCTTCGTGAGCGGGGGGCGTTCGTCGCCGGGGGCAATGCGGCCGTGCTGCAAAAGGTGGAGAGCGGCGAGGCGGACTGTGGGGTGCTGCTGCTGGAGAACGCGCTGGCGGCCCAGGCGCGCGGGAGTCCGATCGCCTTCGTGTGGCCCGAGGACGGCGCGGTCCTCATTCCCGGCCCTGTCGCCATCTTCAAGACCACGCCCAATCCGGTGGCCGCGAAGGCGTTGGTGGACCTGCTCCTGTCCCCCGAGGGCCAGCGCATCATCGTGGAGAAGGGCGATATGCACGCGGTGGACCCTCGACTCGAAGGCCCTCGCGGAGAGCCAGGACTGGAGACGCTGCTGTCGCGGTCTCAGCCGTGGACGCCCGAGCTGGTCGAGCGGGGCCTGACGCGCGGCGGCGCCACCAAGGAGCTGTTCAGCCGGGCCTTCTCCCGATGA
- a CDS encoding ABC transporter permease, which translates to MNVRAPEARWWGLGAWLVPILFFAVGPVAVLILRSVGALDGGALAALASETGILGNTLLISLGAAAFAFGVGAPLSILLFRTDLPLRRGFAVLFTLPSAIPPFIWGMGWLLLASPRAGYLNRLLGEGSIDIYGAAGIAFVEGLSGLPLVLLAGAAALRRVDPALEEAARVCGASPLRALFAATVPLALPSLLSGAVMVFLMTASAFGVPYILGVSASPPTRVLTTRIYELILLGGEGNLARAVVLAAALLLFTPLALWATWVLGRSGRVRLSAGKGVSPRPFPLGRGRGLATVGVGALCAILVLLPLGAVVLTSVQRSFGAELAWESLTLTHWSGVLLEPRTLRATGRSLLLAAGAGLLVCAFGLAGAVLRRHFRRFGAGVEALAAWPYAVPGTVLAISLLVAFSRDLRFVLLDRVAFVLALAHTPWLLLIAYSAKYLALGTQNSAEALAQVDPSLAEAARVSGAGPLRAFLDAPLPLLRPALIAAFVLAFLACATEITMSVLLVPAGSEVLGTLLFELQSYADPSAAAVLACAFVALVLLGQVLLALMRRGTAEVR; encoded by the coding sequence ATGAACGTGCGCGCCCCCGAGGCACGGTGGTGGGGACTCGGCGCCTGGCTGGTGCCCATCCTGTTCTTCGCCGTCGGTCCGGTTGCCGTGCTCATCCTGCGGAGCGTGGGCGCCCTGGACGGCGGCGCGCTCGCCGCTCTGGCGAGCGAGACGGGGATCCTCGGGAACACGCTCCTCATCTCCCTCGGAGCGGCGGCGTTCGCGTTCGGGGTCGGGGCTCCGCTGTCGATCCTGCTCTTTCGCACCGACCTGCCGCTGCGGCGTGGCTTCGCGGTGCTCTTCACCCTCCCTTCGGCCATCCCTCCGTTCATCTGGGGGATGGGTTGGCTCCTGCTGGCCAGCCCTCGCGCGGGCTACCTGAATCGACTCCTGGGAGAAGGCTCGATCGATATCTATGGTGCGGCGGGCATCGCGTTCGTCGAGGGGCTGTCCGGTCTGCCGCTCGTGCTGCTCGCGGGGGCCGCCGCGCTCCGCAGGGTGGATCCCGCCCTGGAGGAGGCCGCGCGCGTGTGTGGCGCCTCCCCGCTCCGTGCCCTGTTCGCGGCCACCGTCCCGCTCGCCCTCCCCTCGCTGCTCTCGGGCGCGGTGATGGTGTTCCTCATGACGGCCTCGGCGTTCGGTGTGCCGTACATCCTCGGGGTGTCGGCCTCGCCTCCGACGCGCGTGCTCACCACCCGCATCTATGAACTCATCCTCCTGGGTGGCGAAGGGAACCTCGCGCGCGCCGTGGTCCTCGCCGCCGCTCTGCTGCTGTTCACCCCGCTCGCCCTGTGGGCCACTTGGGTTCTCGGGCGCTCGGGCCGGGTACGCCTGAGCGCGGGCAAGGGCGTCTCTCCGCGTCCCTTCCCGCTGGGACGGGGCCGAGGATTGGCCACCGTGGGGGTCGGCGCCCTCTGCGCGATCCTGGTCCTGCTGCCGCTCGGCGCGGTCGTCCTGACGTCCGTGCAGCGCAGCTTCGGCGCGGAGCTGGCCTGGGAGAGCCTGACGCTCACGCACTGGTCGGGAGTGCTCCTCGAGCCTCGAACACTGCGGGCCACCGGGCGCAGCCTCCTGCTCGCCGCCGGAGCGGGCCTGCTCGTCTGTGCCTTCGGGCTCGCGGGCGCGGTGCTCCGGCGCCACTTCCGTCGCTTCGGGGCCGGCGTGGAGGCGCTCGCCGCGTGGCCCTATGCCGTCCCGGGCACGGTGCTGGCCATCTCGCTCCTCGTCGCGTTCTCGCGGGATCTGCGGTTCGTGCTGCTCGACCGCGTCGCATTCGTGCTCGCGCTGGCGCACACGCCGTGGCTGCTCCTCATCGCCTACTCGGCGAAGTACCTCGCGCTGGGCACGCAGAACAGCGCCGAGGCCCTGGCGCAGGTGGATCCATCCCTCGCCGAGGCTGCACGGGTGAGCGGGGCCGGTCCGCTGCGGGCCTTCCTCGACGCACCCCTTCCCTTGTTACGCCCGGCGCTCATCGCGGCATTCGTGCTGGCGTTCCTCGCCTGTGCCACGGAGATCACCATGTCCGTGCTCCTCGTCCCCGCCGGCTCCGAGGTGCTGGGGACACTCCTGTTCGAGCTGCAGAGCTACGCGGATCCCTCGGCCGCGGCGGTGCTCGCCTGCGCGTTCGTGGCGCTCGTGCTGCTGGGGCAGGTACTCCTGGCCCTCATGCGGCGGGGCACGGCGGAGGTGCGGTGA